A genomic window from Halogeometricum borinquense DSM 11551 includes:
- the purH gene encoding bifunctional phosphoribosylaminoimidazolecarboxamide formyltransferase/IMP cyclohydrolase, with the protein MTKIAGLASNRGRNLLHIDERTPGGAELAVVLSNEEGAPVLDAAAERGIPTEVVERDDDESRESHERRVLDRLSSYDFDVVCLDGYMRILTETFIDAAPTTLNVHPSILPSFPGMDAHEQVLDAGVRMTGCTVHVVTEEVDAGPIVTQEAVPVYESDDEASLKERVLYEGEFTAYPRAVRWFAEGRIEIDGDTVRVDGDDGGDFPERRLVTDDKVAELRYGENPHQDAAVYADDACEEASVVRAPQLNEGAKGLSYNNYNDADGALNLIKEFDEPAAAVIKHTNPAGCATADSLSDAYEKALSTDPMSAFGGIVALNRECDAETAEQIIDSFKEVVVAPGYTDAALDVLTEKKNLRVLDIGELGDRTDTLTEKPLVGGRLVQERDLWAPTEEDLDIVTETKPTDEQLETMLFAWKVLKHVKSNGILFADGTETVGVGMGQVSRVDAVRLAAMKAEEHAEGKGPDGAVMASDAFFPFPDGIEEAADAGIDAVIQPGGSVNDEDVIAAADEHGIAMAFTGQRCFRHD; encoded by the coding sequence ATGACCAAGATTGCCGGTCTGGCGAGCAATCGCGGGCGGAACCTTCTGCACATCGACGAGCGAACACCCGGCGGCGCAGAACTCGCCGTCGTCCTGTCGAACGAGGAGGGCGCGCCCGTCCTCGACGCCGCGGCTGAACGAGGAATCCCGACGGAAGTCGTCGAGCGCGATGACGACGAGTCGCGCGAGTCCCACGAACGACGCGTTCTCGACCGACTGTCGAGTTACGATTTCGACGTGGTCTGTCTGGATGGTTACATGCGAATCCTCACCGAGACGTTCATCGATGCGGCACCGACGACGCTCAACGTCCACCCGTCGATCCTGCCGTCGTTCCCCGGCATGGACGCCCACGAGCAGGTTCTCGATGCCGGCGTTCGGATGACTGGCTGTACGGTCCACGTCGTCACCGAGGAGGTCGATGCCGGACCCATCGTCACCCAAGAGGCCGTGCCGGTCTACGAGAGCGACGACGAGGCGTCCCTGAAAGAGCGTGTTCTCTACGAGGGCGAGTTCACGGCCTACCCGCGCGCAGTGCGGTGGTTTGCGGAGGGACGCATCGAGATTGACGGCGACACCGTGCGCGTCGATGGTGACGACGGTGGCGACTTCCCCGAGCGACGTCTCGTCACTGACGACAAAGTGGCGGAACTCCGCTACGGCGAGAACCCGCATCAGGACGCCGCCGTCTACGCCGACGACGCCTGCGAGGAGGCGTCCGTCGTCCGCGCGCCGCAACTCAACGAGGGAGCGAAGGGCCTCTCGTACAACAACTACAACGACGCCGACGGCGCGCTCAACCTGATCAAAGAGTTCGACGAACCAGCCGCGGCGGTCATCAAGCATACGAATCCCGCAGGCTGTGCCACGGCGGATTCACTCTCGGACGCGTACGAGAAAGCGCTCTCGACGGACCCGATGAGCGCATTCGGCGGTATCGTCGCCCTCAACCGCGAGTGCGACGCCGAGACGGCCGAGCAGATCATCGACTCGTTCAAGGAAGTCGTCGTCGCGCCGGGCTACACCGACGCCGCACTCGACGTTCTGACCGAGAAGAAGAACCTCCGCGTGCTTGACATCGGAGAACTCGGAGACCGGACGGATACGCTGACCGAGAAACCCCTCGTCGGCGGCCGACTTGTCCAAGAGCGTGACCTGTGGGCACCGACCGAGGAGGACTTGGATATCGTCACCGAGACGAAGCCTACGGACGAGCAACTGGAGACGATGCTGTTCGCGTGGAAGGTGCTGAAGCACGTGAAATCCAACGGTATTCTGTTCGCCGACGGCACCGAAACAGTCGGCGTCGGGATGGGACAGGTCTCTCGTGTGGACGCCGTCCGACTCGCCGCGATGAAGGCCGAAGAACACGCCGAAGGCAAGGGACCGGACGGTGCCGTAATGGCCTCTGACGCGTTCTTCCCGTTCCCGGACGGCATCGAAGAGGCCGCAGATGCCGGTATCGACGCAGTCATTCAACCCGGCGGCTCCGTCAACGACGAGGATGTCATTGCCGCTGCCGACGAACACGGTATCGCTATGGCGTTTACCGGGCAGCGGTGTTTCAGACACGACTGA
- a CDS encoding universal stress protein, translated as MYNSILVPTDGSDGTKKALEHAIEIATLSDATIHVLSVVDRRLYLAAGEEQKDELQDSLHEDAVTAVNEVATTVREADVECTTAVRDGVPYRCILDYADEHDVDAVVMGTHGRTGRDKLASLGSVTERVVQNTSRPVLVVSIGRE; from the coding sequence ATGTACAACTCGATACTCGTGCCGACAGACGGGAGCGACGGGACGAAGAAAGCCCTCGAACACGCAATCGAGATTGCCACGCTCTCGGACGCGACGATTCACGTCCTCTCGGTGGTGGACCGTCGTCTCTACCTCGCGGCGGGTGAAGAGCAAAAGGATGAGTTGCAGGACTCCCTGCACGAGGACGCCGTCACTGCGGTCAATGAGGTGGCTACGACGGTCCGCGAGGCCGACGTAGAGTGTACGACGGCCGTCCGCGACGGCGTTCCCTACCGCTGTATTCTCGATTACGCCGACGAACACGACGTTGACGCGGTCGTGATGGGAACGCACGGACGCACCGGCCGGGATAAACTGGCAAGTCTGGGGAGTGTCACCGAACGAGTCGTCCAGAATACGAGTCGGCCCGTCCTCGTTGTGAGTATCGGACGGGAGTGA
- the folP gene encoding dihydropteroate synthase translates to MQYHEAVRFLFDLRRFQVKPGTESVRSLLAEFDDPHEDVTFVQVAGSNGKGSTARMTESILREAGLTVGLYTSPHFETVRERARVDGRKIPESAICEFVERAKPWLVERAADGEPLTFFEVVTALSIWYFAEAEVDVAVLEVGMGGKLDATSVVDPAAAAVTNVSLEHTAVLGDTIEAIAEKKAAVEPADRPLVTGATGDALATIRDHTTTVVTVGTEDDADVTVRSEGRVNHQESAVAVVADDWSVDSRIPLLGAYQAENAGIACVLARQITDELDSEIDETTLERGLRTAYWPGRFEVMETDPFVVLDGAHNPGACESVASVLDDFDVDALHLVFGAMHDKDQRKMVEALPDADSVITCRPNNPRSEDPETLAHVFEDAGVDDITVGDDVLSAVETARDRADADDCILAVGSLFLVAEARQAWTRTVTEATVRDRGDATALLERAHLSQSDLADAREESVHRTVSLSLQREQARTLQEAMLRAGGNCVTSAESGSGELADVVLMGTLAAFDRLTTRLADAPDGLVGVAADVRKRVGLDTADDRGSEATAPNGADSEEAPDDGYPWTDGPAVMGILNVTPDSFHDGGEFYDTDDALEQAEAMIEAGADIIDVGGESTRPGAEEVPVEEEIRRIVPVLEALDDVDALLSVDTRKAAVAEAALDAGADILNDVTGLEDPEMRFLAAERDVPVIVMHSIDAPVVPGKDVDYDDVVGDVIDELRERILLAEKAGIPRENVIVDPGIGFGKSNAENFELLDRLGEFDALGCPLLFGHSHKSMFELVGSKAGDNLPATVAATALAADRGADIVRVHDVPENVTAVNVALAARDPDRFTE, encoded by the coding sequence ATGCAGTATCACGAGGCGGTTCGGTTCCTCTTCGACCTCCGCCGGTTCCAGGTCAAACCGGGAACCGAGTCGGTTCGGTCGCTCCTCGCCGAGTTCGACGACCCCCACGAGGATGTGACGTTCGTACAGGTCGCGGGGTCGAACGGCAAAGGGAGTACGGCGCGTATGACCGAGTCGATCCTCCGCGAGGCTGGACTGACAGTCGGACTCTACACGTCGCCGCACTTCGAGACGGTCCGCGAGCGCGCCCGCGTTGACGGGCGGAAAATCCCCGAATCGGCCATCTGTGAGTTCGTCGAACGCGCGAAGCCGTGGCTGGTCGAACGCGCCGCCGACGGTGAGCCACTGACGTTCTTCGAGGTGGTGACGGCACTCTCGATTTGGTACTTTGCCGAGGCCGAAGTCGATGTGGCCGTTCTCGAAGTCGGCATGGGTGGGAAACTCGACGCGACGAGCGTCGTTGATCCCGCCGCCGCCGCAGTGACGAACGTCTCGCTCGAACACACCGCTGTACTCGGAGATACCATCGAAGCGATAGCCGAGAAGAAAGCCGCCGTCGAACCCGCAGACCGGCCTCTCGTAACGGGTGCGACCGGCGACGCCTTGGCCACCATCCGCGACCACACGACGACCGTCGTCACCGTCGGTACCGAGGACGACGCCGACGTAACCGTCCGCTCGGAGGGTCGCGTCAACCACCAAGAATCCGCCGTCGCGGTCGTCGCCGATGACTGGAGCGTAGATAGCAGAATCCCACTTCTCGGCGCGTATCAGGCCGAAAACGCAGGAATCGCGTGCGTACTCGCTCGACAGATTACGGACGAACTGGATTCGGAAATCGACGAAACGACGCTCGAACGCGGCCTGCGGACCGCTTACTGGCCCGGTCGGTTCGAGGTAATGGAGACGGACCCGTTCGTCGTCCTCGACGGGGCACACAATCCCGGTGCGTGCGAATCAGTCGCGTCGGTCCTCGATGATTTCGACGTGGACGCGCTGCATCTCGTCTTCGGCGCGATGCACGACAAAGACCAGCGGAAGATGGTCGAGGCGCTCCCCGATGCAGACTCCGTGATTACCTGTCGGCCGAACAACCCGCGTTCGGAGGACCCCGAGACGCTGGCGCACGTGTTCGAGGATGCGGGCGTAGACGACATCACCGTCGGAGACGACGTTCTCTCCGCAGTCGAAACGGCACGCGACCGAGCCGATGCGGACGACTGCATTCTCGCAGTCGGGTCACTCTTTCTCGTCGCCGAGGCGCGACAGGCGTGGACGCGGACGGTGACAGAAGCGACGGTACGCGACCGAGGCGACGCAACCGCCCTTCTTGAACGCGCACACCTCTCCCAGTCGGATCTCGCCGACGCACGTGAGGAAAGCGTCCATCGAACCGTCAGCCTCTCACTCCAGCGAGAACAGGCCCGAACACTGCAAGAAGCGATGTTGCGCGCTGGCGGCAACTGCGTCACAAGCGCCGAGTCCGGAAGCGGTGAACTCGCCGACGTGGTGTTGATGGGAACGCTCGCGGCGTTCGACCGCTTGACGACTCGACTCGCGGACGCACCGGACGGACTCGTGGGTGTTGCCGCCGACGTGCGGAAACGGGTCGGACTCGATACCGCCGACGACAGGGGCAGCGAGGCTACCGCCCCGAACGGCGCTGACAGCGAGGAAGCCCCAGACGACGGTTATCCGTGGACGGACGGACCCGCGGTGATGGGAATCCTGAACGTTACGCCGGACAGTTTCCATGACGGTGGCGAGTTCTACGACACAGACGACGCTCTCGAACAGGCCGAGGCGATGATCGAGGCCGGTGCAGACATCATCGACGTGGGCGGTGAATCTACTCGACCGGGCGCGGAGGAAGTGCCCGTCGAAGAGGAGATACGACGAATCGTTCCCGTCTTGGAGGCGCTGGACGACGTTGACGCCTTGCTCTCGGTGGACACGCGCAAGGCGGCCGTCGCCGAAGCGGCGCTCGATGCGGGCGCGGATATCCTCAACGATGTGACCGGTCTCGAAGACCCCGAGATGCGATTCCTCGCTGCCGAGCGCGACGTTCCCGTCATCGTGATGCACAGTATCGACGCGCCCGTCGTCCCCGGCAAGGACGTTGACTACGACGACGTGGTTGGGGACGTAATAGACGAACTCCGAGAGCGTATTCTGCTGGCGGAGAAGGCAGGCATCCCCCGAGAAAACGTCATCGTTGATCCCGGTATCGGCTTCGGGAAATCGAACGCGGAGAACTTCGAGCTACTGGACCGGCTTGGCGAGTTCGACGCGCTCGGGTGCCCGCTCCTGTTTGGCCATTCGCACAAGTCGATGTTCGAACTCGTCGGGAGTAAAGCGGGAGACAACCTCCCTGCGACCGTCGCGGCGACCGCGCTCGCGGCCGACCGCGGCGCGGACATCGTCCGCGTTCACGACGTGCCGGAGAACGTCACCGCCGTGAACGTTGCCCTCGCGGCACGGGACCCAGACCGCTTTACCGAGTAG